The Triticum aestivum cultivar Chinese Spring chromosome 7B, IWGSC CS RefSeq v2.1, whole genome shotgun sequence genome window below encodes:
- the LOC123156963 gene encoding mechanosensitive ion channel protein 2, chloroplastic isoform X4 yields the protein MLYVPCRYRASGAKSFALPVSWKEIPLVKSTSSALARSCDSLLANPVTALVAPAVGIIVFALWGFLPLVKDIRNRIDHGGNWKQSPTYLISRSYLQPLLLWTGATLICRGLDPVVLRSSASQAVKTRLVTFVRSLSTVLAVAYVLTSLIQQVHRFLVDVRNPNDTKKMGLDFTVKAIYTGIWIAAVSLFMELLGVNTKKWITAGGFGTVLLTLAGREILTNFISSVMINASRPFIVNEWITANIDGVEITGVVERVGMWSPTVLRGDDKEAIYIPNHKFTVSIVRNNTRRSHWRIKSYLAISHMDAGKISIIVADMRKVLAKNQNIEQQRLHRRVFFEKIDETTQALMIYVSCFVKTSHLEEYLNVQEEVLLDFLRIVGHHRARLATQTRTVQKSYGNADIDNIPFGEEMYTRVRGRPLLIDTSAKVSEGKSKSRSTSREDQRVKTSASAETRAGSPDSASVSNSDKKEQKKIVSEDGPMKNSKNDHGMSTQASLAGKGEPRGSEATERQGDGSVSLPNPKKESRPGLEDNIVLGVALDGSKRTLPIEQGTDPHASESEQGTVEVGSLPKDKKGQSHMP from the exons ATGCTTTATGTGCCTTGTAGATATAGGGCCTCGGGCGCTAAATCTTTTGCTTTGCCAGTGTCTTGGAAGGAAATTCCGCTGGTCAAGAGCACGTCGTCAGCATTGGCTAG GTCGTGTGACAGTTTACTTGCAAATCCTGTCACTGCCCTTGTGGCACCTGCAGTTGGAATAATTGTCTTTGCCCTATGGGGCTTTTTGCCTCTAGTGAAGGACATTAGAAACCGTATTGAT catggaggaaactggaaaCAGAGCCCCACATACCTAATTTCTAGGTCCTACCTTCAACCTTTGCTTCTTTGGACAGGAGCAACGCTAATCTGCAG GGGTTTGGATCCAGTTGTGCTACGTTCATCGGCAAGCCAAGCTGTTAAAACGCGTCTTGTAACTTTTGTGAGATCTTTATCTACCGTCCTGGCTGTTGCATATGTTCTTACAAG CTTGATTCAGCAGGTACATAGATTCCTAGTGGACGTACGTAACCCCAATGACACAAAAAAA ATGGGTTTGGATTTTACCGTGAAAGCTATCTATACTGGCATTTGGATTGCTGCTGTTTCTCTCTTTATGGAGTTGCTGGGTGTCAATACCAAGAAGTGGATAACTGCTGGAGGTTTTGGGACAGTATTGCTTACTCTTGCTGGTCGTGAG ATTTTGACTAACTTCATCTCGAGTGTTATGATCAACGCCTCACGCCCATTTATTGTGAATGAATGGATCACTGCAAACATAGATGGTGTTGAGATCACTGGTGTTGTTGAG CGTGTTGGTATGTGGTCTCCAACAGTTCTTAGAGGTGACGACAAAGAAGCTATATACATTCCTAACCATAAGTTCACAGTGTCCATAGTGAGAAATAACACTCGAAGGAGCCACTGGCGTATTAAGAGCTATCTTGCGATAAGCCACATGGATGCTGGAAAAATCAGT ATAATTGTTGCGGACATGAGGAAAGTCTTGGCTAAAAATCAGAATATAGAACAACAGAGGCTACATAGAAGAGTATTTTTTGAGAAAATTGACGAAACGACCCAAGCTCTCATG ATTTATGTATCCTGCTTTGTGAAGACTTCACATCTTGAGGAGTATCTGAATGTCCAG GaggaagttttgttggattttctTAGAATAGTTGGCCATCACAGGGCAAGGCTTGCCACCCAAACTCGAACGGTCCAGAAATCATATGGCAACGCAGACATAGATAACATTCCTTTTGGAGAGGAGATGTACACTCGTGTACGTGGCCGTCCACTTCTGATTGACACCTCTGCAAAGGTCAGTGAAGGCAAGTCTAAATCTAGATCAACCTCACGTGAAGATCAGAGAGTCAAGACAAGCGCATCGGCTGAGACCAGGGCAGGTTCACCAGATAGTGCTAGTGTAAGCAACTCTGACAAGAAGGAACAGAAAAAGATAGTGTCAGAAGATGGTCCGATGAAGAATAGCAAGAATGATCATGGGATGTCAACACAAGCATCTCTGGCTGGTAAAGGGGAGCCTCGAGGATCCGAGGCCACGGAGCGACAAGGAGATGGGTCAGTTTCTCTTCCTAATCCTAAGAAAGAATCTAGACCTGGCCTGGAAGATAACATTGTTCTGGGTGTAGCACTTGATGGCTCCAAGAGGACACTCCCCATCGAACAAGGAACAGATCCTCATGCATCCGAAAGCGAGCAAGGCACAGTTGAGGTTGGTTCATTGCCGAAGGATAAGAAAGGTCAAAGCCATATGCCATGA
- the LOC123156963 gene encoding mechanosensitive ion channel protein 2, chloroplastic isoform X1 has protein sequence MAVGMTSHLFHGGTTTSRFSQINKFRSPEKRCSLSLPSTSLPFVAYGQDLLVQNVLDRSYRPMLYVPCRYRASGAKSFALPVSWKEIPLVKSTSSALARSCDSLLANPVTALVAPAVGIIVFALWGFLPLVKDIRNRIDHGGNWKQSPTYLISRSYLQPLLLWTGATLICRGLDPVVLRSSASQAVKTRLVTFVRSLSTVLAVAYVLTSLIQQVHRFLVDVRNPNDTKKMGLDFTVKAIYTGIWIAAVSLFMELLGVNTKKWITAGGFGTVLLTLAGREILTNFISSVMINASRPFIVNEWITANIDGVEITGVVERVGMWSPTVLRGDDKEAIYIPNHKFTVSIVRNNTRRSHWRIKSYLAISHMDAGKISIIVADMRKVLAKNQNIEQQRLHRRVFFEKIDETTQALMIYVSCFVKTSHLEEYLNVQEEVLLDFLRIVGHHRARLATQTRTVQKSYGNADIDNIPFGEEMYTRVRGRPLLIDTSAKVSEGKSKSRSTSREDQRVKTSASAETRAGSPDSASVSNSDKKEQKKIVSEDGPMKNSKNDHGMSTQASLAGKGEPRGSEATERQGDGSVSLPNPKKESRPGLEDNIVLGVALDGSKRTLPIEQGTDPHASESEQGTVEVGSLPKDKKGQSHMP, from the exons GGGCAGGATTTATTGGTTCAGAACGTGTTGGATAGGAGCTACAGGCCCATGCTTTATGTGCCTTGTAGATATAGGGCCTCGGGCGCTAAATCTTTTGCTTTGCCAGTGTCTTGGAAGGAAATTCCGCTGGTCAAGAGCACGTCGTCAGCATTGGCTAG GTCGTGTGACAGTTTACTTGCAAATCCTGTCACTGCCCTTGTGGCACCTGCAGTTGGAATAATTGTCTTTGCCCTATGGGGCTTTTTGCCTCTAGTGAAGGACATTAGAAACCGTATTGAT catggaggaaactggaaaCAGAGCCCCACATACCTAATTTCTAGGTCCTACCTTCAACCTTTGCTTCTTTGGACAGGAGCAACGCTAATCTGCAG GGGTTTGGATCCAGTTGTGCTACGTTCATCGGCAAGCCAAGCTGTTAAAACGCGTCTTGTAACTTTTGTGAGATCTTTATCTACCGTCCTGGCTGTTGCATATGTTCTTACAAG CTTGATTCAGCAGGTACATAGATTCCTAGTGGACGTACGTAACCCCAATGACACAAAAAAA ATGGGTTTGGATTTTACCGTGAAAGCTATCTATACTGGCATTTGGATTGCTGCTGTTTCTCTCTTTATGGAGTTGCTGGGTGTCAATACCAAGAAGTGGATAACTGCTGGAGGTTTTGGGACAGTATTGCTTACTCTTGCTGGTCGTGAG ATTTTGACTAACTTCATCTCGAGTGTTATGATCAACGCCTCACGCCCATTTATTGTGAATGAATGGATCACTGCAAACATAGATGGTGTTGAGATCACTGGTGTTGTTGAG CGTGTTGGTATGTGGTCTCCAACAGTTCTTAGAGGTGACGACAAAGAAGCTATATACATTCCTAACCATAAGTTCACAGTGTCCATAGTGAGAAATAACACTCGAAGGAGCCACTGGCGTATTAAGAGCTATCTTGCGATAAGCCACATGGATGCTGGAAAAATCAGT ATAATTGTTGCGGACATGAGGAAAGTCTTGGCTAAAAATCAGAATATAGAACAACAGAGGCTACATAGAAGAGTATTTTTTGAGAAAATTGACGAAACGACCCAAGCTCTCATG ATTTATGTATCCTGCTTTGTGAAGACTTCACATCTTGAGGAGTATCTGAATGTCCAG GaggaagttttgttggattttctTAGAATAGTTGGCCATCACAGGGCAAGGCTTGCCACCCAAACTCGAACGGTCCAGAAATCATATGGCAACGCAGACATAGATAACATTCCTTTTGGAGAGGAGATGTACACTCGTGTACGTGGCCGTCCACTTCTGATTGACACCTCTGCAAAGGTCAGTGAAGGCAAGTCTAAATCTAGATCAACCTCACGTGAAGATCAGAGAGTCAAGACAAGCGCATCGGCTGAGACCAGGGCAGGTTCACCAGATAGTGCTAGTGTAAGCAACTCTGACAAGAAGGAACAGAAAAAGATAGTGTCAGAAGATGGTCCGATGAAGAATAGCAAGAATGATCATGGGATGTCAACACAAGCATCTCTGGCTGGTAAAGGGGAGCCTCGAGGATCCGAGGCCACGGAGCGACAAGGAGATGGGTCAGTTTCTCTTCCTAATCCTAAGAAAGAATCTAGACCTGGCCTGGAAGATAACATTGTTCTGGGTGTAGCACTTGATGGCTCCAAGAGGACACTCCCCATCGAACAAGGAACAGATCCTCATGCATCCGAAAGCGAGCAAGGCACAGTTGAGGTTGGTTCATTGCCGAAGGATAAGAAAGGTCAAAGCCATATGCCATGA
- the LOC123156963 gene encoding mechanosensitive ion channel protein 2, chloroplastic isoform X2, translating to MAVGMTSHLFHGGTTTSRFSQINKFRGQDLLVQNVLDRSYRPMLYVPCRYRASGAKSFALPVSWKEIPLVKSTSSALARSCDSLLANPVTALVAPAVGIIVFALWGFLPLVKDIRNRIDHGGNWKQSPTYLISRSYLQPLLLWTGATLICRGLDPVVLRSSASQAVKTRLVTFVRSLSTVLAVAYVLTSLIQQVHRFLVDVRNPNDTKKMGLDFTVKAIYTGIWIAAVSLFMELLGVNTKKWITAGGFGTVLLTLAGREILTNFISSVMINASRPFIVNEWITANIDGVEITGVVERVGMWSPTVLRGDDKEAIYIPNHKFTVSIVRNNTRRSHWRIKSYLAISHMDAGKISIIVADMRKVLAKNQNIEQQRLHRRVFFEKIDETTQALMIYVSCFVKTSHLEEYLNVQEEVLLDFLRIVGHHRARLATQTRTVQKSYGNADIDNIPFGEEMYTRVRGRPLLIDTSAKVSEGKSKSRSTSREDQRVKTSASAETRAGSPDSASVSNSDKKEQKKIVSEDGPMKNSKNDHGMSTQASLAGKGEPRGSEATERQGDGSVSLPNPKKESRPGLEDNIVLGVALDGSKRTLPIEQGTDPHASESEQGTVEVGSLPKDKKGQSHMP from the exons GGGCAGGATTTATTGGTTCAGAACGTGTTGGATAGGAGCTACAGGCCCATGCTTTATGTGCCTTGTAGATATAGGGCCTCGGGCGCTAAATCTTTTGCTTTGCCAGTGTCTTGGAAGGAAATTCCGCTGGTCAAGAGCACGTCGTCAGCATTGGCTAG GTCGTGTGACAGTTTACTTGCAAATCCTGTCACTGCCCTTGTGGCACCTGCAGTTGGAATAATTGTCTTTGCCCTATGGGGCTTTTTGCCTCTAGTGAAGGACATTAGAAACCGTATTGAT catggaggaaactggaaaCAGAGCCCCACATACCTAATTTCTAGGTCCTACCTTCAACCTTTGCTTCTTTGGACAGGAGCAACGCTAATCTGCAG GGGTTTGGATCCAGTTGTGCTACGTTCATCGGCAAGCCAAGCTGTTAAAACGCGTCTTGTAACTTTTGTGAGATCTTTATCTACCGTCCTGGCTGTTGCATATGTTCTTACAAG CTTGATTCAGCAGGTACATAGATTCCTAGTGGACGTACGTAACCCCAATGACACAAAAAAA ATGGGTTTGGATTTTACCGTGAAAGCTATCTATACTGGCATTTGGATTGCTGCTGTTTCTCTCTTTATGGAGTTGCTGGGTGTCAATACCAAGAAGTGGATAACTGCTGGAGGTTTTGGGACAGTATTGCTTACTCTTGCTGGTCGTGAG ATTTTGACTAACTTCATCTCGAGTGTTATGATCAACGCCTCACGCCCATTTATTGTGAATGAATGGATCACTGCAAACATAGATGGTGTTGAGATCACTGGTGTTGTTGAG CGTGTTGGTATGTGGTCTCCAACAGTTCTTAGAGGTGACGACAAAGAAGCTATATACATTCCTAACCATAAGTTCACAGTGTCCATAGTGAGAAATAACACTCGAAGGAGCCACTGGCGTATTAAGAGCTATCTTGCGATAAGCCACATGGATGCTGGAAAAATCAGT ATAATTGTTGCGGACATGAGGAAAGTCTTGGCTAAAAATCAGAATATAGAACAACAGAGGCTACATAGAAGAGTATTTTTTGAGAAAATTGACGAAACGACCCAAGCTCTCATG ATTTATGTATCCTGCTTTGTGAAGACTTCACATCTTGAGGAGTATCTGAATGTCCAG GaggaagttttgttggattttctTAGAATAGTTGGCCATCACAGGGCAAGGCTTGCCACCCAAACTCGAACGGTCCAGAAATCATATGGCAACGCAGACATAGATAACATTCCTTTTGGAGAGGAGATGTACACTCGTGTACGTGGCCGTCCACTTCTGATTGACACCTCTGCAAAGGTCAGTGAAGGCAAGTCTAAATCTAGATCAACCTCACGTGAAGATCAGAGAGTCAAGACAAGCGCATCGGCTGAGACCAGGGCAGGTTCACCAGATAGTGCTAGTGTAAGCAACTCTGACAAGAAGGAACAGAAAAAGATAGTGTCAGAAGATGGTCCGATGAAGAATAGCAAGAATGATCATGGGATGTCAACACAAGCATCTCTGGCTGGTAAAGGGGAGCCTCGAGGATCCGAGGCCACGGAGCGACAAGGAGATGGGTCAGTTTCTCTTCCTAATCCTAAGAAAGAATCTAGACCTGGCCTGGAAGATAACATTGTTCTGGGTGTAGCACTTGATGGCTCCAAGAGGACACTCCCCATCGAACAAGGAACAGATCCTCATGCATCCGAAAGCGAGCAAGGCACAGTTGAGGTTGGTTCATTGCCGAAGGATAAGAAAGGTCAAAGCCATATGCCATGA
- the LOC123156964 gene encoding BTB/POZ and MATH domain-containing protein 2 → MSSFAGVSVLADGGLCPATESFVDTGTDCGYHLLVVQDYRRTKQEAPTGDSITSRPFTVGGHDWYLHYYPNGENLSCANYVSLSVSRLYDDEGADEVVDTKFGFSFVDQVEKQNPVYIRGTETCSFPLPGSSWSCDKFVRRHALERSANLRGDCFTIRCDIMVVHDTKGGDGEALLPDIHRHFGDLFQTNLGADVTFEVCGEMIAAHRCVLAARSKVFRAQLFGPMKEGSATTTSSVIQIKDMEANIFRALLSFVYTDSFPAMHEDSMEEDETSHLVEHGQGEEALEDKMSEAAEQGQGEEAIEDKMSEVAEQGQGEEAVEDETRVQWLQDLFVAADRYDLQRLKFICEKQLSELIGVSSVASTLALAERHHCRGLKEACIKFIQVQSPSCLQTIMATDGWEHIITTYPSVLNELIAEVIALNQQTLSLFTKI, encoded by the coding sequence ATGTCGTCGTTCGCCGGCGTATCCGTCCTCGCCGACGGCGGGCTGTGCCCCGCGACCGAGTCGTTCGTCGACACCGGCACGGACTGCGGGTACCACCTGCTGGTGGTCCAGGACTACCGGCGCACCAAGCAGGAGGCACCCACCGGCGACAGCATCACCTCCCGCCCATTCACCGTCGGAGGCCACGACTGGTACCTCCACTACTACCCCAACGGCGAGAACCTGAGCTGCGCCAACTACGTCTCCCTCAGCGTTTCCCGCCTGTACGACGACGAGGGGGCCGACGAGGTCGTGGACACCAAGTTCGGGTTCAGTTTCGTCGACCAGGTCGAGAAGCAGAATCCAGTGTACATCCGTGGAACCGAAACGTGCAGCTTCCCCTTACCCGGTTCTTCGTGGAGCTGCGACAAGTTCGTCAGGAGACACGCCCTCGAACGATCGGCAAATCTAAGGGGCGACTGCTTCACCATCCGGTGCGACATCATGGTTGTCCACGACACCAagggcggcgatggcgaggcgcTCCTGCCTGACATACACCGGCATTTCGGCGATCTCTTTCAAACCAATTTGGGTGCTGATGTGACATTCGAGGTCTGTGGTGAGATGATTGCTGCACACAGATGCGTGCTTGCTGCCCGGTCTAAAGTCTTCAGGGCACAGCTCTTTGGCCCCATGAAGGAGGGCAGTGCTACTACTACATCCAGTGTCATACAGATCAAAgacatggaagcaaacatattcagAGCCTTGCTTAGCTTTGTCTACACAGACTCATTCCCCGCGATGCATGAGGACAGCATGGAGGAGGATGAAACGTCACACCTTGTGGAACATGGACAAGGAGAGGAAGCTCTAGAAGACAAAATGTCAGAAGCTGCGGAACAAGGACAAGGAGAGGAAGCAATAGAGGACAAAATGTCAGAAGTTGCGGAACAAGGACAAGGAGAGGAAGCAGTAGAGGATGAAACACGCGTGCAATGGCTGCAGGACTTGTTTGTAGCGGCAGACAGATATGATCTCCAACGGCTCAagttcatctgcgaaaaacagctaTCTGAGCTCATAGGTGTCAGCTCAGTGGCGTCCACCCTTGCTCTAGCTGAGCGGCACCACTGCCGCGGATTGAAAGAGGCGTGCATTAAGTTTATCCAAGTCCAGTCTCCCTCATGTTTGCAAACAATAATGGCGACCGATGGCTGGGAGCATATAATCACGACCTATCCCTCTGTTTTGAACGAGCTCATTGCCGAGGTTATTGCTTTGAACCAGCAGACTTTATCACTCTTTACTAAGATCTGA
- the LOC123156963 gene encoding mechanosensitive ion channel protein 2, chloroplastic isoform X5, producing the protein MAVGMTSHLFHGGTTTSRFSQINKFRSPEKRCSLSLPSTSLPFVAYGQDLLVQNVLDRSYRPMLYVPCRYRASGAKSFALPVSWKEIPLVKSTSSALARSCDSLLANPVTALVAPAVGIIVFALWGFLPLVKDIRNRIDHGGNWKQSPTYLISRSYLQPLLLWTGATLICRGLDPVVLRSSASQAVKTRLVTFVRSLSTVLAVAYVLTSLIQQVHRFLVDVRNPNDTKKMGLDFTVKAIYTGIWIAAVSLFMELLGVNTKKWITAGGFGTVLLTLAGREILTNFISSVMINASRPFIVNEWITANIDGVEITGVVERVGMWSPTVLRGDDKEAIYIPNHKFTVSIVRNNTRRSHWRIKSYLAISHMDAGKISIIVADMRKVLAKNQNIEQQRLHRRVFFEKIDETTQALMIYVSCFVKTSHLEEYLNVQEEVLLDFLRIVGHHRARLATQTRTVQKSYGNADIDNIPFGEEMYTRVRGRPLLIDTSAKVSEGKSKSRSTSREDQRVKTSASAETRAGSPDSASVSNSDKKEQKKIVSEDGPMKNSKNDHGMSTQASLAGKGEPRGSEATERQGDGT; encoded by the exons GGGCAGGATTTATTGGTTCAGAACGTGTTGGATAGGAGCTACAGGCCCATGCTTTATGTGCCTTGTAGATATAGGGCCTCGGGCGCTAAATCTTTTGCTTTGCCAGTGTCTTGGAAGGAAATTCCGCTGGTCAAGAGCACGTCGTCAGCATTGGCTAG GTCGTGTGACAGTTTACTTGCAAATCCTGTCACTGCCCTTGTGGCACCTGCAGTTGGAATAATTGTCTTTGCCCTATGGGGCTTTTTGCCTCTAGTGAAGGACATTAGAAACCGTATTGAT catggaggaaactggaaaCAGAGCCCCACATACCTAATTTCTAGGTCCTACCTTCAACCTTTGCTTCTTTGGACAGGAGCAACGCTAATCTGCAG GGGTTTGGATCCAGTTGTGCTACGTTCATCGGCAAGCCAAGCTGTTAAAACGCGTCTTGTAACTTTTGTGAGATCTTTATCTACCGTCCTGGCTGTTGCATATGTTCTTACAAG CTTGATTCAGCAGGTACATAGATTCCTAGTGGACGTACGTAACCCCAATGACACAAAAAAA ATGGGTTTGGATTTTACCGTGAAAGCTATCTATACTGGCATTTGGATTGCTGCTGTTTCTCTCTTTATGGAGTTGCTGGGTGTCAATACCAAGAAGTGGATAACTGCTGGAGGTTTTGGGACAGTATTGCTTACTCTTGCTGGTCGTGAG ATTTTGACTAACTTCATCTCGAGTGTTATGATCAACGCCTCACGCCCATTTATTGTGAATGAATGGATCACTGCAAACATAGATGGTGTTGAGATCACTGGTGTTGTTGAG CGTGTTGGTATGTGGTCTCCAACAGTTCTTAGAGGTGACGACAAAGAAGCTATATACATTCCTAACCATAAGTTCACAGTGTCCATAGTGAGAAATAACACTCGAAGGAGCCACTGGCGTATTAAGAGCTATCTTGCGATAAGCCACATGGATGCTGGAAAAATCAGT ATAATTGTTGCGGACATGAGGAAAGTCTTGGCTAAAAATCAGAATATAGAACAACAGAGGCTACATAGAAGAGTATTTTTTGAGAAAATTGACGAAACGACCCAAGCTCTCATG ATTTATGTATCCTGCTTTGTGAAGACTTCACATCTTGAGGAGTATCTGAATGTCCAG GaggaagttttgttggattttctTAGAATAGTTGGCCATCACAGGGCAAGGCTTGCCACCCAAACTCGAACGGTCCAGAAATCATATGGCAACGCAGACATAGATAACATTCCTTTTGGAGAGGAGATGTACACTCGTGTACGTGGCCGTCCACTTCTGATTGACACCTCTGCAAAGGTCAGTGAAGGCAAGTCTAAATCTAGATCAACCTCACGTGAAGATCAGAGAGTCAAGACAAGCGCATCGGCTGAGACCAGGGCAGGTTCACCAGATAGTGCTAGTGTAAGCAACTCTGACAAGAAGGAACAGAAAAAGATAGTGTCAGAAGATGGTCCGATGAAGAATAGCAAGAATGATCATGGGATGTCAACACAAGCATCTCTGGCTGGTAAAGGGGAGCCTCGAGGATCCGAGGCCACGGAGCGACAAGGAGATGG CACTTGA